In the Leptospira semungkisensis genome, one interval contains:
- a CDS encoding multiheme c-type cytochrome, whose translation MSLAQKKKIYWSLGFLFFSLGIAYLLWPSRSLEPVSVNQVFANAHWAKPIPNLPPLAGVGEVRAENCGRCHTEIYQEWKTSTHANALSDIQFQSELTKSSSPKWLCLNCHTPVANQRENLVNYLQNGDYKLPIEEKNPHFDPKMKAEAITCAACHVRLDEQGNSYVIGANGETKPPHPVRIQPEKLRQRCLDCHNANYELDDQLVCAFKTGNELQASKATHGKETCGSCHMQEVQRRFVKAELGTPVRKAHKHAFIGGGVPKRFDLYQKQIPGGYRIGLKVDPIRWSFLKNGLEYSISIKNEKAAHNIPTGDPERFLLGRVSILDQKGNLLEKKEIKFGQEWEWYPKAKMVSDTRILPGETKNWKETFTVHSSNSPTRIVLELYHIRLKESNAEYMRKGNDLATEEFKRKIAKVEEHYPFSSLIYKEEADLRTQKRKLYSPEELIRISSNRRGE comes from the coding sequence ATGTCTCTTGCTCAAAAGAAAAAGATCTACTGGAGTCTAGGATTTTTATTTTTTTCCTTGGGAATCGCATATCTTCTTTGGCCGAGTCGAAGCCTAGAGCCTGTTTCCGTGAATCAGGTTTTTGCGAACGCACATTGGGCAAAGCCGATACCGAATCTTCCTCCTCTTGCAGGAGTGGGAGAAGTGCGTGCAGAGAATTGCGGCAGATGTCATACCGAAATCTATCAAGAATGGAAGACATCCACTCACGCTAACGCTCTTTCCGACATACAATTCCAATCGGAGCTTACTAAGTCTTCTTCTCCCAAATGGCTTTGCTTAAATTGCCATACTCCTGTAGCAAATCAGAGGGAGAATCTAGTCAACTATCTCCAGAACGGAGACTATAAACTTCCGATAGAAGAAAAAAATCCTCACTTCGATCCTAAGATGAAGGCAGAAGCGATTACCTGCGCTGCTTGCCATGTTCGCTTGGATGAACAAGGAAATTCTTATGTGATTGGGGCAAATGGAGAAACTAAACCACCGCATCCGGTTCGGATCCAACCTGAGAAACTAAGACAGCGCTGTTTAGATTGCCATAATGCGAATTATGAATTAGACGATCAGTTAGTCTGCGCGTTCAAGACTGGCAACGAATTACAAGCGTCTAAGGCGACTCATGGAAAAGAAACCTGCGGATCTTGTCACATGCAAGAAGTCCAGCGCAGATTCGTGAAAGCCGAATTAGGAACTCCAGTACGAAAGGCTCATAAACACGCTTTCATAGGAGGAGGAGTCCCTAAGAGATTCGATCTCTACCAGAAGCAAATTCCAGGAGGATATAGGATCGGGCTAAAAGTCGATCCTATCCGTTGGAGCTTCTTAAAGAATGGATTGGAATATTCAATTTCTATTAAGAACGAAAAGGCAGCTCATAATATTCCTACCGGAGATCCGGAAAGGTTTCTATTAGGAAGGGTCTCTATTTTGGATCAAAAAGGAAACCTATTGGAAAAGAAGGAAATCAAGTTCGGTCAGGAATGGGAATGGTATCCTAAGGCCAAAATGGTCTCCGATACGAGGATACTTCCCGGAGAGACAAAGAACTGGAAAGAAACCTTTACTGTTCATTCTTCTAATTCTCCGACAAGAATTGTTTTAGAACTTTATCATATTCGCCTAAAGGAATCCAATGCGGAGTACATGAGAAAAGGAAATGATCTGGCTACAGAAGAATTTAAGAGAAAGATCGCAAAAGTAGAAGAGCATTACCCCTTCTCCAGTCTCATCTACAAAGAAGAAGCCGATTTGCGGACCCAGAAAAGAAAATTGTATTCTCCTGAAGAATTGATACGAATATCCTCTAACCGAAGAGGAGAATGA
- a CDS encoding glycosyltransferase family 2 protein, whose product MILQPIWSSAKFLIPALNEEESLPGVLDSLLRLGIRPDQILVLDNGSKDSTPNIAIQAGAILIHEPRRGYGAACLAGIEFLKRSDASPTHIVFLDADGSDDTNDLKDLFYPFEENTATDFVIGSRTQGKAEEGSLSFLQKFGNSLSCFLIRVFYGVSFSDLGPFRILRWDSLLSLELKDLTWGWNLEMQIKAVRKRMIIREIPVHYEKRKGGKSKISGNLIGSLKAGFKILYIFFKLTFFTKA is encoded by the coding sequence ATGATCTTGCAACCGATTTGGTCATCGGCAAAATTCCTGATTCCTGCATTAAACGAAGAAGAAAGTCTTCCTGGCGTTTTGGATTCTCTTCTTCGTTTAGGAATTCGTCCCGATCAGATCTTAGTCTTGGACAACGGCTCCAAGGATTCTACGCCGAACATTGCCATCCAAGCAGGAGCGATCCTAATCCATGAACCAAGAAGAGGCTATGGGGCAGCTTGCTTGGCGGGCATCGAATTCTTGAAACGATCTGATGCTTCTCCCACTCATATCGTATTTTTAGACGCAGACGGTTCCGATGATACGAATGATTTGAAAGACTTGTTTTATCCTTTCGAAGAGAATACCGCCACTGATTTTGTGATCGGTTCCAGAACCCAAGGTAAGGCGGAAGAAGGTTCACTTTCCTTTTTACAAAAATTCGGCAATTCTCTTTCTTGTTTTTTGATCCGGGTATTTTACGGGGTTTCCTTTTCTGATTTAGGACCCTTCCGAATATTAAGATGGGATTCTCTTCTCTCTTTGGAATTAAAGGATCTTACCTGGGGTTGGAATCTGGAAATGCAAATTAAAGCTGTCCGAAAAAGAATGATTATAAGGGAAATCCCGGTACATTACGAAAAGCGAAAGGGAGGAAAATCAAAGATCAGCGGAAATTTGATCGGAAGTCTGAAGGCTGGTTTTAAGATCCTTTATATTTTCTTTAAGCTGACTTTCTTTACGAAAGCATAA